The sequence gaggagaggagtggaaagaaggaggcagagaggaaagagtcaaaggtagacgtggggaggttaaagtcgcccagaactgtgagaggtgagccgtcctcaggaaaggagcttatcaaggcatcaagctcattgatgaactctccgagggaacctggagggcgataaatgataaggatgttaagcttgaaagggctagtaactgtgacagcatggaattcaaaggaggcgatagacagatgggtaaggggagaaagagagaatgaccacttgggagagatgaggatcccggtgccaccaccccgctgaccagacgctctcggggtgtgcgagaacacgtgggcggacgaagagagagcagtaggagtagcagtgttgtctgtggtgatccatgtttccgtcagtgccaagaagtcgagggactggagggaggcataggctgagatgaactctgccttgttgaccgcagattggcagttccagaggctaccggagacctggaactccacgtgggtcgtgcgcgctgggaccaccagagtagggtggccgcggccacgcggtgaggagcgtttgtatggtctgtgcagagaggagagaacagggataaacagacacatagttgacaggctacagaagaggctacgctaatgcaaaggagattggaatgacaagtggactacacgtctcgaatgttcagaaagttaagctacgtagcaagaatcttattgactaaaatgattaaaatgatacagtactgctgaagtaggccagctggcagtgggtgcgttgttgacactacactaatcaagtcgttccgttgagtgtaatagtttctgcagtgttgctattcgggggctagcaggctagctagcagtgttgtttacgttacgttgcgttaaaagaacgacaatagatggctagcgaacctagaaaatcgctctagactacacaattatctttgatacaaagacggtgTGCTGCACGTCTAGGGACATCTTCCCCTACACCACCAGTCACAGAGTGAGAGTCATAATGTGTTCTCCATTTGAAGGCTGGGTTGCTGTAAACTCAGTCAGGATATATGTAGTGCATATGTCAATTAGGATCCCAATTAATTTTAGCACATCCAGATTTGGGACCCTGTGAAATCACACATACATCGTATAGCATGATATAGAGCCATATCGTGTATTATATTATCAAACTAAGTCTGGTGCAAGTCACGCGGTGGCTTGCTGATTGTGTTGTGTTGAACTCACACTTTAGTTGACTGATAAAGAGTTTCACAACCTAAAGTCACACAGACGCAAGACAGTGCAGGGAGACGACACAGCTACAAACGTACATTAGAGTTGAGGTTAGAAGTAGAAGTTACTGTATTTGAGCACAATTTTAAGATGTCAGAAGGAGTCTATGAAAACACAGATGGATTTGAAGACAACAAATCTAATGCAATGAAGAACACAGACATCGATGGCCAATTATATGGTAACGTAAGAGCCTTCAAACCCCGTCCAAGAGATGGAGTTGTTGCTTCAGgtaagatcacacacacacacacacacacacacacacacacacacacacacacacacacacacacacacacacacacacacacacacacacacacacacacacacacacacacacacacacacacacacacacacacacacacacacacacacacacacacacacacacacacacacaatctattaAACAGGTGAGCTTATCCTGTAGTACTCTGGCTTTATTTGTCTCAATCCTGGATGATACAGTTAAACACATTACCAAAGATCTTTAATAATGTGTGATTCAGTACATGCTCAGTGGTGGAAGAGACCCTCTGGAGTTGCTGCAGTGTGTCTGGGGCTGCTGTGTGTTTTCCTAATAATCTTTGAAAGTCAGTCTGTTGTCAAATTACATATAAGAACAATATCAAATGCTCATATTTGATTGTTGTACCTCCATATGGGTCCCAAAAGAAGGAAGTGAAGTGGACCGTTTCTGTCATTCAACCAGCTGTCACTCAAAATCTCCTTCAGGTTcattaagagagagggaggcagattgTCTAGCGGTTAAGATTGATTGGCTAGTAACCGAAGGGTGCTGCATCGAAATCCCGAGCCGGCTACGTGAAAATCTGTTGACGTGCCctcgagcaaggcacttaaccctaattggtcatgtaagtcgctttgtataagagcttctgctaaatgactaaactgTAAATGTAGAGGAGAGACATGGTGGTTACTGTTGTCATCTCATCCTCACTGGTTAAAACTACCCACCCTCAATATCCACTTGGAGCAGTTTGTAGTGTCACATCTATTGTCTGGACATTATAATGACCCATGTTTGTAGTTCTGGACCTCCTGAACATGTTGATGTATATTTGGGAGTAAACAGAGAGTCCAAATCAGCAGAAAGGTGAAAGGAAGGAGGAGTTCTGGAAACTCCCTGAATCATCTTGGGGCTGTTACATATGATATTTAATATATGTTAACAACTAGTCTTTGTTCTCCACTTCCCCTCTATGATCTATATCTTCCTGGTATGATAGTGTCCTGTCCATCATCACAAATAGCAAGTCCCATTCCCTGGGCAGGAGGACTGTGTTGAGATACACTCTGGACAACTACTGTGTCATTATGTTGATACTTCCCTATAGTTAACACCTACAgcagtcacacagacagagacacacagatgaCTCAGAGACAATGATATCAGTAGAAGCAGAGACTTAACGTGTAGAGGTCTTGCAGTTGACGTACGCCGCCTCCTGGTGGCCATGTTGGAAGACCACCACATTCATCCTAGAGTCTGAGACTTAATGTATAGTTGACCTACATAGAAAGAAAGACCCAGGTATTGTTAACATGTCAAAGGGCATCTATGCTGAACCAGATATGAACTAGAAGGTCAAGTTTAACAgaggtgagatggaggagaggattgTGGATATCTACGTCAGTGCAGACACCCTGAGAGACGGTGAGACCAGCAccaagagagaagagacagcagaCACTGCTCCTAATAATGGACCAGGAGACCAGCACTCaggtaacatacacacacacacacaaaacataacaGTCTCTTGTATGTGTCCACAGAGCCTGATAGCTCAGGGAAGAGACTCTTCCTAGTTGCTGCAGTGTGTCTGGGGCTGCTGTGTGTTCTCCTACTGGCTGGGATCATAGGcctgtctgtctactgtgagTTTAGGTCCAAGTTCATTGCTTATCACCTAGTTATAGGAGGTGCAGGTTACTATGCCTAATTACCTGGTCTTTTACCTAATTACTGTGTTTATACTTTGTAGATAATAGAGCCATCAACGATTCTGAGGATAAAAGGAACAGCTTGTTTCAGAGTTTCTCCCTTTATAAAATCAACGCAactgaagagagagaccagctacagaccagataCAACAACCTGACTGAAGAGAAAGGCCATATTCAGGCAAAGCTTTTTGTGATGGGTGAGATATAAGCCGTGATAAATTAGAAGTAGATCAACAGTAATAATATATCAATGGGTTTATGAGTTTAAAGATACTGGCTAAGTTTCTCAATGTTTTCACATTTGCTCTTCAACAGAGCAGCATTGTCAGGAGGGATGGAGGTACTTTGACTCCAAGTTCTACTTCCTCTCTACTGAGAAGAAAACCTGGAAGCAGAGCAGACAGGACTGTCTGGATAGAGGAGCAGACCTGGTGGTCATAAACAGCAGAGAggaacaggtgagagagagagtcggagAAAATATAATTTTACTCAGTACACTAATATGTGTGCAGTTTTTTATAAATATCTTAAAATGTGCTATCTTTATCTTTCTCAACAACAGACATTTGTCTTCAACCTCCACCTGAGAGCCTGGATTGGTCTAAATGACTCTGTTACTGAGGGGATCTGGAAGTGGGTGGACGGCACCCCACTGACCACAGGGTGAGATATTTACCATTTTACCAGATGATATTGGGATACAAAACAACAATGATAAATTGCATCTAATCATGTTCATCAGAATGTATGTTTCTGCTCATGGATGTTATTCAATGAGAACTAGAGATGTATCACAATAATCAAGTCAGATTTTTCGATTAAAATGCcattatataataaataaatataattgtAAATGGCCCATTCTGTATAATGGTATGATCATCTTTCAGAATGTCTTTAAAACTGTTAAAACATAGGACTATGTGTATAATTGAGGAGTATGTTTGTACCACagtgtctgactgtctctgtgttgtttagGTACTGGGCGGCAGAACAGCCTGATGATAGTGGGCAAGAGGACTGTGCTGAGATATACTATGGACAAGATGATCCTGTAAAGACATGGAATGATGACAAATGTGGCACAAATCATAACTGGATCTGTGAGAAAGAGGAGTAACAATAACCTACTGTAACAAACAGTATTTctctgttattgttattattatgttgaTGGTAGAACACAGTGCTGAATGGTTAAGTGATGATTCCACCTGGTGGTTAAGGTGAGAGATGAACTCACCATAGAGGAGAAAAAGTTGTATTACAGAGTTGCCTACCGGCTCTTTTTCAATTAGACCTTCCCCAATtcctcctcacatcctctctctttgACTTCTTCTCCAAACACATTGGAGAATACAATCCTAGGGGAGGGACCTTGGACCTTCTCCTCTAATAGGGTTTAGATACattcctctcctatctcctctccttctagGAAAGACTAATTGAGATAGAGCCttagtgtcagagagagacagaggaagaagaaaatTAAGAGAATGAGGAAGAGAAAACAATTATTCTTGTTTAGATTTAGAGGAGAATATGTAGACATATTGTACTCTGTAAAATTATtcttaattattttttatttatttatgtcatGTGATTTGCCATAGGCTTATGCTTAGTAAAAAAAAGTATGTCCAATTATTAAccctcaatcaatcaaatgtatttataaagcccttcttacatcagctgatgtcacaaagtgctgaacagaaacccagcctaaatccacaaacagcaagcaatgcaggtgtagaagcacagtggctaggaaaaactccctagaaaacccaaaacctaggaagaaaccttagagaggaaccaggctatgtgggtcaaataataataatcacagtggttgtagagggtgcaacaggtcagcaactcaggagtaaatgtcagttgattttcatagccgatcattcagagtagtatctctaccactcctgctgtgtctagagagttgaaaacagcaggtcagggacaggtagcacgtccagtgaacaggtcaggggtccatagccgcaggcggaacagttgaaactggagcagcagcacagcatcatgccaggtagtcctgaggcatggtcctagggctcaggtcctccaagagagaaaaaaacagagagagaattagagagcatgcTTAATGTCACACAGGACACCGcataagaaaaaaaaatccagatataacagactgaccctagatccccgacacataaactactgcagcataaatactggagactgagacatgaggggtcaggagacactgtggccccgtccgacaatACCCCCGAACAGGGCCACACAGGcagtatataaccccacccactttgccaaagcacagcccccacaccactagagggatatctccaaccaccaacttaccatcctgataCAAggatgattttttttattttattaatttcacatttatttaaccaggtaggcaagttgagaacaagttctcatttacaattgcgacctggccaagataaagcaaagcagttcgacacatacaacgacacagagttacacatggagtaaaacaaacatacagtcaataatacagtataaacatcaacgtgtgtataggtggcagggaagtcaggtgcaggagaatcAAACTTGGTATAATGGAGTAGTTTTATAACTTAAAAAGACAGCTTCAAAACCATAATGGATACGAGGACCCGACGTGCAAACTACAAGATCATGAACAAACAAGCAatctgacaaggacatgaggggaaacagaggctTAAATACACAACCGgataatgaatgggattggaaccaggtgtgtaagaagacaagacaaaaccaatggaaaatgaaaaatggatcaatgattgctagaagaccggtgacttcgactgccgagcaccgcccgaacaaggagaggcatcgatttcggcagaagtcgtgacagccgagtatagcccacggaGATCTCCCCCAAGGCACAACCCAAggtggggcgccaacccagacaggaatatcacatcagtgactcaacccactcaagtgacgcacccctcctggGGATGGCAtcgaagagcaccagtaagccagtgactcagcccctgcaatagggtttgaggcagagaatcccagtggaaagagggaaaccggccaggcagagacagcaagtgtggttcgttgctccagtgccttccCTTTCACCTTCACAcgcctgggccagactacattcaatcataggacctactgaagagatgagtcttcaataaagacttacagattgagacagagtctgcatctctcacatggataggcagaccattccataaaaattgagttctataggagaaagccctgtctccagaaagccctgcctccagaggaagcccatgtaatgctttgtaggttagcagtaaaaccttgaaatcatccctagccttaacaggaagccagtgtagagagaaTAGCACTGGATTNNNNNNNNNNNNNNNNNNNNNNNNNNNNNNNNNNNNNNNNNNNNNNNNNNNNNNNNNNNNNNNNNNNNNNNNNNNNNNNNNNNNNNNNNNNNNNNNNNNNtcattgtatcttgtgtttttgttatatgtttgggtaggccagggtgtgacatgggtttatatgttgtatttcgtattggggtttgtattaattgggagtgtgtattattaggggtgtgtctagttaggcttggctgcctgaggcgattcctaattggagtcagctgattctagttgtctcggattgggaacccgTATTGCCGGTAAGCCTGGTCTgttgtgtatttcgtgggtgattgtacctgtctgtgtgttagtcaccagataggctgtaattagttcactcgtttgttgttttcgtattttcagttatttcatgtaccgctatttttcttcattaaaagtcatgagtaacctacacgctgcatttcggtctgactcacttcaaacaacagatgaagttcattacagaatcaccccgCATTCTggccgagcagcgtgtgaactggcaggatctaaaggaggacgctatggacggcagaagcaggggtctctacgacgtgggaagaaatcgacaggtgggcggcagCCCAGTgcgcgagtgcaggagcccgcctgggactccacagcaatgcgaagagggctatacacggatggaatcgaaaggaaagcacggctatacagagcgaaaaccgtaggtaacgagcgcagagagagagtggcagagtcaggagtcagacctgagcctactctccctgttaattgtgaggagcagcaatataaaggaccctgggcgcagccttGAGGAGAATATCGCCCGTcaaaggaggaaatagaagtaggtAAAAAGCGGGAGGCGCGAGTATGAGGAgagcagcactgcgacgcggttggaaaccggaaagtcaacCCCTAAAAAATATTGGGAGGGCTAAaaggagaatagttatgccaggtaggaaacctgcgcatactccctgtgctcaccgttgggctagagagaccgggcaggcaccgtgttatgctatggagcgcacggtgtttgagtgcgggtgcagagccagctgcgacacatacccaGCCCTTccctggccgggctagagtgtgggcatcgagccaggtaagcttgggcaggctcggtgctcaagagctccagtgcgcctgcacggtcggtctatccagagccacctctccagtcctccggtagcagctccccgcgcaggcttcctgtgcgtgtctcgcgccagtaccaccagttccagcaccacgcactgGCCTCAGTGcgctcgcctgttcagcacagccagtgctttttctctctcctacactgttggagtctccccgcctgttcagcgcagcagAGCCTTTCTCACTCTCCTGCGCTGCGGGTcactgtctgcccagcgccgccagtgctcccagtcggcccagcgcccaCCAGTGCgccctcgcctgttcagcgcagccagagctttctccctctcctgcactgttggagtctcccgcctgttcagcgcagccagagcctttctcctctcctgcgctgccgagtctccctgtctgcccagcgccgccagtcggccccagcgtcaccagtctgccgggatccaccagaagtgccagtctgccaggatccaccagaagtaccagtctgccaagatcttctgaatcggccagacaaccttaatcatccaggtccaccagccagccaggatttaccggagcctactacctgcctgagcttcctctcagtactgagcttcctctcagtactaggctccctctctgtactgggctcctcTCAGTGCCGactctctcagtactgggcttctctcagtactgagctccctcagtactgggctccctctcagtgcCGGGCttccccctcagtaccgggccttcccctcagtaccggagctgcttcggtcccgggcacccgcccctctgtcccgagctgcccctctgtcccgagctgcccctcctATCGACTgccccctctgtcccgagctgcccctctgtcctgactgcccctctgtcccgagctgcccctcagttatgtggtgatcagggtgaggactattaggccatggtcggcggagaaggtggattatcctaggacgcgaaggggaggagctaggacatttatggagtggggtccacgtccgagccagaaccgccaccatggacagacgcccacccgtaccctccctatgctcttgaggagGTGCGTCcccaggagtccgcaccttaggagagaggttctgtcacgccttggtcattgtatcttgtgtttttgttatatgtttgggtaggccagggtgtgaccttaggttttatatatttatttcgtattggggtttgtattagtgggagtgtgtattagtaggggtgtgtctacatttacatttacatttaagtcatttagcagacgctcttatccagagcgacttacaaattggtgcaatcaccttatgacatccagtgggacagtcacttacaatagtgcatctaaacttagggggggtggggtgagagggattacttaacctatcctaggtattccttaaagaggtggggggtttcaggtgtctcggaaggtggtgattgactccgctgtcctggcgtcgtgaggagtttgttccaccattgggggccagggcagcgaacagttttgactgggctgagcgggagctgtacttcctcagtggtagggaggcgagcaggccagaggtggataaacgcagtgcccttgtttgggtgtagggcctgaacagagcctggaggtactgaggtgccgttcccctcacagccccgtaggcaagcaccatggtcttgtagcggatgcgagcttcaactggaagccagtggagagaacggaggagcggggtgacgtgagagaacttgggaaggttgaacaccagacgggctgcggcgttctggatgagttgaaggggtttaatggcacaggcagggagcccagccaacagcgagttgcagtaatccagacgggagatgacaagtgcctggattaggacctgcgccgcttcctgtgtgaggcagggtcgtactctgcggatgttgtagagcatgaacctacaggaacgggccaccgccttgatgttagttgagaacgacagggtgttgtccaggatcacgccaaggttcttggcgctctgggaggaggacacaatggagttgtcaaccgtgatggcgagatcatggaacgggcagtccttcccgggaggaagagcagctccgtcttgccgaggttcagcttgaggtggtgatccgtcatccacactgatatgtctgccagacatgcagagatgcgattcgccacctggtcatcagaaggagaaaggagaagattaattgtgtgtcgtctgcatagcaatgataagagagaccatgtgaggttatgacagagccaagtgacttggtgtatagcgagaatagagagggccaagaacagagccctgggggacaccagtggtgagagcgcgtggtgaggagacagattctcgccacgccacctggtagggagcgacctgtcaggtagggacgcaatccaagcgtgggccgcgccggagatgcccaactcggagagggtggagaggggaggatctgatggttcacagtatcgaaggcagccgatagatctagaaggatgagagcagagagagagagttagctttagcagtgcggagcgcctccgtgatacagaggagagcagtctcagttgagtgactagtcttgaaacctgactgatttggatcaagaaggtcattcagagagagatagcgggagagctggccaaggacggcacgttcaagagttttgagagaaaagaaagaagggatactggtctgtaattgttgacatcggagggatcgagtgtaggttttttcagaaggggtgcaactctcgctctcttgaagacggaagggacgtagccaacggtcagggatgagttgatgagcgaggtgaggtaaaggagaaggtctccggaaatggtctggagaagagaggaggggatagggtcgagcgggcaggttgttggggcgccgggtcacaagacgcgagatttcatctggagagagaggggagaaagaggtcagagcacagggtagggcagtgtgagcagaaccagcggtgtcgtttgacttagcaaacgaggatcggatgtcgtcgaccttctttcaaaatggttgacggaagtcatctgcagaggggaggagggggggagggcggaggattcaggagggaggagaaggtggcaaagagcttcctaggggttggaagcagaagcttggaatttagcgtggtagaaagtggctttagcagcagagacagaggaggaaaatgtagagaggagggagtgaaaggatgccaggtccgcaggaggcgagttttcctccatttccgccggctgcccggagccctgttctgtgagctcgcaatgagtcatcgagccacggagcgggaggggaggaccgagccggcctggaggataggggacatagagagtcaagggatgcagagagggaggagaggagggttgaggaggcagaatcaggagataggtgggagaaggtttgagcggagggaagagatgataggatggaagaggagagagtagcgggggagagagagcgaaggttgggacggcgcgataccatccagtaggggcagtgtgggaggtgttggatgagagcgagagggaaaaggatacaaggcagtggtcggagacttggagggagttgcaatgaggttagtggaagaacagcatctagtaaagatgaggtcgagcgtattgcctgccttgtgagtagggggaaggtgagagggtgaggtcaaaagaggagaggagtggaaagaaggaggcagagaggaaagagtcaaaggtagacgtggggaggttaaagtcgcccagaactgtgagaggtgagccgtcctcaggaaaggagcttatcaaggcatcaagctcattgatgaactctccgagggaacctggggggcgataaatgataaggatgttaagcttgaaagggctagtaactgtgacagcatggaattcaaaggaggcgatagacagatgggtaaggggagaaagagagaatgaccacttgggagagatgaggatcccggtgccaccaccccgctgaccagacgctctcgggtgtgcgagaacacgtgggcggacgaagagagagcagtaggagtagcagtgttgtctgtggtgatccatgtttccgtcagggccaagaagtcgagggactggagggaggcatgggctgagatgaactctgccttgttgaccgcagattggcagttccagaggctaccggagacctggaactccacgtgggtcgtgcgcgctgggaccaccagagtagggtggcgcggcccacgcggtgaggagcgttgtatggtctgtgcagagaggagagaacagggataaaccgacacatagttgacaggctacagaagaggctacgctaatgcaaaggagattggaatgacaagtggactacacgtctcgaatgttcagaaagttaagctacgtagcaagaatcttattgactaaaatgattaaaatgatacagtactgctgaagtaggccagctggcagtgggtgcgttgttgacactacactaatcaagtcgttccgttgagtgtaatggtttctgcagtgttgctattcggggctagcaggctagctagcagtgttgtttacgttacgttgcgttaaagaacgacaatagatggctagcgaacctagaaaatcgctctagactacacaattatctttgatacaaagacggctatgtagctagctaagtagctagctacgatcaaacaaatcaaaccgttgtactgtaatgaaaatgaagtgaaaatgtgatacaacctgtgaatgcgaccgggtagttgagttctatacagagaagacgttggctagcgttggctagctgttggctagctagcagagtcacctacgttaagggcgacaaatagctggctagctaacctcggtaaattaagataatcactctaagactacacactctaaacctaaacaacacaattatcttggatacgatgatacgatgatacgaagacagcaaagacagctatgtagctagctaacactacactgatcaagtcgttcagttgagtgtaacagtttctccagtgcagctaatcagtggacgttagctagctggctagtgaagactacgttaggacggcgaaatacgataattacgcaattatctttgatacaaagacggctatgtagctagctgagaaga comes from Oncorhynchus gorbuscha isolate QuinsamMale2020 ecotype Even-year linkage group LG24, OgorEven_v1.0, whole genome shotgun sequence and encodes:
- the LOC124013184 gene encoding CD209 antigen-like protein A, coding for MSEGVYENTDGFEDNKSNAMKNTDIDGQLYGNVRAFKPRPRDGVVASEPDSSGKRLFLVAAVCLGLLCVLLLAGIIGLSVYYNRAINDSEDKRNSLFQSFSLYKINATEERDQLQTRYNNLTEEKGHIQAKLFVMEQHCQEGWRYFDSKFYFLSTEKKTWKQSRQDCLDRGADLVVINSREEQTFVFNLHLRAWIGLNDSVTEGIWKWVDGTPLTTGYWAAEQPDDSGQEDCAEIYYGQDDPVKTWNDDKCGTNHNWICEKEE